The Clostridium sp. DL-VIII DNA window GAGTTACTCTATATTGTATTTCTGTTAAATTTTCTTTTAATTCTTTAAGTGGCCTTTTTACATACTTCTCATCCACTTTATTACCTCCTTAAAACGTATAATGGAAATATTTTATTTTAAATCTTCAAGTTCTGCCTTAAAAGCTCTCTTTTTAGAATGAACTTTCTTATAATGCTCTATAATAATTTCCTTTGCGCCTGCATTCCCATGGGATTCCATTACTTCTCCAAGTAAAGCTATTATCCCTTCTGCTTTATAATAACTTTTTCTAAAGCCTCCACCTACTATTGCCTCAGTTCTTTTATCAACCTCTTTTTGAAGCCAGGTGATATATTTTTCATATTGTTCATTTGTAATTTTAATCTTATCCTTCCAGATTGAAAATCTATCAAAAAAGCTTTTTTCATCTTCTTCTGAATAATTTAGTCTGTATTTAATTTCATCAATTACCTTTTCACCAGCCTTAGAAAAGCGTTTGTTTCTATCTAAACATAAAAGAAATAGTGGTACTATAACACCTTTAATGTTATCACTCCAACCCAAATAAGTTTTATCTTCTTCACATTCTTCATAAATAGAATCAAATTCACCACTGAAAAAGAGTAGTATCTTTTTTTGCTCCTTTGAAATATGATTCTTCTTCATTTGATTATTTATATTCCCAAATTCAAAAGCTGATTTTTCAGGGAGCTTTTTAAACTTTCTAACTTCAGTATCTACTATATTTTTGCCATCTTCAATTTCATGAAGTCTTAAATAGTGATTTAGTGTTGACTCAGAGTTAAAAGCTACTTTATAGCATTCCAAGACAATTTCTTCATGGCAAAGCTTTCTTGCCGCCTTTGCAGTTAAATCTGCCACCTTACCTCTAGTAACCAAGGTTTCTCCTATTATATTGATAGCTTCTAATCCTAACTTTTCACATTCAGCCTCTCTTTTTTGGTCAAGTAAACACTCACATGCTTTTAAATATAAAAGAGGATGTCTTTGTGCCGCTTCTTTTGCCACCTTACATAATTTTTCAATACCTCCTTGAAGAATACAGGCCTCAAATAGTAAACTTCCTGCTAAATCTCCATCCTCACACTCCAAGAAATTAATCCATTCTTCTAAAAAAACATCTGTCTCTGCTAGTTCTTCAGGACCTATAACAAAAAGTTCATCTAATTTTATATCTCTTGAAAAATTAGATTTAAAATATGTAAATAAAGCTGCTACTCTTTCTTTTCCCCTAGAAGTTTGATACTTTGCATACATCAAGTTAAGCATTATTTTCTTAAAATTCAAGGAAACTAATTTTTCATCAATTAATTCTTCAAGTTCTAAGTCAATTGTCTCTTCATCATCAACATCATATGCTTGAAAGCTCATATCCATAAGCATATTGTATAAATCTACAGCTTCATTATATCTTTTTTGACATAATAAATTTTCAGCTACTTGAAAAGCAAAAGTCAGCATTTTTCCTATTTCATGATTATCACAATACTCATAGTAATAATCTCTCCAATGATTTTCATCATATACTTCACGATAGCTGCATTCAAAATAGATATCTCCGTTTTGTACTTTTTCACTCCAATCTTGAATTTCTTTGATATCGTAAATAATCTCATTACACTTATTCTTACCATCTAGGGAATTCAAAAATTTATCTCTTTCCTCTTCCTTAATTGTACGTGCTAAATCATGAATCCACTTTCCTTTCTCATTGTTAGACATAGCAGCTAGTTTTTCATCTATAATTTTAATAAACTCATTATAATTCATTTTTTATTACATCCTTTTATTCTTGTTTTAGTATAGTATCCCCTTTTTACTTATCTTAAATTCCATCTATATTCATGTCAATATTTGCTTTAATAAGTCGTTAGTTTATGTAAATTAAATTAATATTAAAACACAGTCTTTTTATATATCATTTAAAAATTAAAGTTAAGTTGCTTGGCCTTGATATAGAAGTTAAAAGCAAAGAAAAAAGGTAAGCGGTGGAACACCTGCCGTATTGAAAAAAAGTAGCTTCTCAGGAACTTGAGAAGCTACTTTTTTAATAAAAACCTTCTTTTGCAATTTTCTTTATGTAGTTATATTGTTTTCGAATAAGTTTTTTAAATTCAGAATCTGATAAGTCATTAAAAATAGCTATTCCTTCTTCATAAAGACATTCATATATCAATTCACAATAATCATCATCTTCTCTATGCATTTTATTGTATCTTTTTTCAAGTTCATATGGAAAATCTAGAGTATAAGCTATTTCGTCAATTCTTCCGCTAAGAAATTCTTTAGTCATATTCATCATATAGTCTATATTAGGCTGACTCACTTATATTCTCCTCCTTTGGGTTAGTTTCTTCTGTATTTATTTTGCATTCAAGTTGCACTTGATCTGCCCATGGTAAATATTCTTCAAGAACAGAATCGTTTGATGTAAAATTAATATTAGGTAAATTGCGGAATATATACTCCAAATACTTGTATGCATCTAGATTATTAGCTGCGGCTGTATTTATAATGCTAAATATAATTGCTGACGCTTCCGCCCCAGCTGGCGAATCTGAAAATAACGAATTTTTTCTTGTAATTGCTACTGGTTTCACAGCAATTTCAGATAAATTATTTGATAAAGGTATTCTTCCATCAAGCAAGAAGTTTGAAAAATATTCTTTATGATTTAATGTATAATACAGCGCCTTTCTTAAGGGCTCTTGTTTTGTAACTGTTTTTTCTGCCCATGCAAAAAAGGCATCCAATATAGGGATACTATATATAATCCTGTTATTTTTTCTTTCTTCTGGAGATAACTCTTTCCATTTTCTTTCGAATTTAAAGAGCTTATCACAATAAGCCCGTCCAATGGCTCCGCCGGATCCTGAAATCTCTTTCTTACCAGAATCTAGTGGGATAGCATCAAGATAATATCTTCTTAGATGGCTAAAGCACAAGCATCTAGTGATTCCTTCAACTTTCTCATATCCTGCATACGCATCACTTACATGATAACCAGTGAATCCATCTAAAAAAGCTTTTGCATGATCTCCAGCACGACTGCTAGTATATTGATATAGAATTACTGGCGGACCTTCACAGTCCCCAGTTCTATGTATCCATATATATGATTTACTAGATGCTTTCTTATCTTTTTCCTTGTTTACCTGCCATGTTGTCTCATCACTCATGATAATACTGCACTTTAATAATTGTTTATGCATGAGTTCATATAGGGGCTTTAGCCAATATTCAGAGCTATGTATTATCCAATTTGCCATCATATCTCTTTTAAGTTCAGCACCCATCCTTTTAAAATCTTTTTCCTGACGGTATAACGGCATAGACATCATATACTTTTGATACATTAGCCAGGCTATAATTGAAGGCGAAGCGACGGAATGCGTAAGCACAGGTGCTGGTACAGGTGCACAATATATAGAATCATATGGATTTATATCATTTTTCCCACACTCAATACATTTGTATACATATTGAACATAATCTTTTATTATAAGCTTTGCTGGAATATATTCTATTTCCGATCTTACTTTTTTCTTTCCAATTACTTTAAGATCACTTCCACAGATTTTGCACAAAGCTTCTCCATCAAGAACACATTCAACTACTTCGTGTGGCAGTGCCTTAATTAATTTTTCTCTGTCACCTTTTTTTCTTACAGGTCTTTTATGTTCTTTAATATTTATAATTTTGCTTTCATCTAGAATTTCATCATATGTTTCACCAAAAAGAGAGCATTGCCCATCTGTTTTAGGAGTTTTTTCACTTGACGCCCCAAAACGTTGTTTTGATGCATGCAAAACCGCTTGAGTAAGGAGTTCAACATTATGCTCTAACATATTCACCTTTTCTTGCAGTTTTTTATTTTCATTTTCAAGTTCTTTAATTCGTAAATCTTTCTTATCTAAAAACTGCATAGCAAAGGCTCCTTTCTAGTTAATTCTCTACTTATATTATACCAGAAAAGTGGCTATTTTACTAGCTTTTTAGACGATTTTAGAAAATCATTCCCGTAGTGTCAATCCTTTCTCGATGTGCTTTTTTCTGATCAATTTGTAGCCCATCTAAAAGCCATTCCATTTGACGTTTGGTTATATCACGTACTTCTCCTTCATTTTTTGGCCACTGAAATTTCATGTCATCAGAAAGAAACTTTGTAACTAATATAAATCCATTTTTGTCCCATCTAAGTGCTCTAAGAGAGGTGTGCCTTTTATTGCAAAATAAGAAAACACTTGTACCAGAGTATGGATTAAGATTAAATTTCAATGAAACCAATGCGGCTAGTCCGTTTTGCTGCTTGCGAAAATCGGTGGCACCGAGTGCAAGATATATGTGCTCCGCCCCATCGGCTATATGGTGCATCATAATTCTTGCAGAACCCTCATTAGTCCTGCTAAAGAATTTTGATTAAAATTGCTTGGAATCGTAACCTGTATATCTTTGTAGAGTATCTGAAAATTATCAGATTTATTTGAGTTTGATACTAGATTATCATTTTCTGAAAGGATTGGGGTAATTTCAGTAAATGATATTTTTTCAACAGGCTTTTCTTTTCTAGTTAGTATTTTGTGATTCCAATAATTATATTTATGTTTACTAATTCCTTTCTTTTCACACCATTCTTTGACTGTCATACCACTTTCATTTCTTTCATTGATCCGTTGCTCCCAAAGGAGCAGATTTTCATTTGTGGATGCCATATTAAAAACCTCCAATCTGATTTACTTTATTAGAGCATATCAAATTGAAGGTCTATTTACATGACGGTATTTGTTCCAGCGCTTACAGAAAAAAGTGCCCCATCCGACCAAGATAAGCACCTTTTCTGAAATTTAAAATTTAAATTAAAATCTAATAGCCCTAAAACAAAATAAGCACTTTGTGAAAGTGACTAACACCAAATATAAAATTTTGGCTATCTACTTTTGTTCTAAGAATGCTTAGTGCTATTAGCACTAAGCATTTCTTATTTATATTATATCAAATTTTTTATGTCTGATTACTCTTCTCCTAATTTAATTATGCAATCCTTCTTATAAAATGAAATGCCATAATTTATATTTTTCATTTTTTAAAAGGATTACATATTTTACCATCACGAATCAATCATTACAATATCAAATGTAAATGGAAATTCCTCAGCTTTTTTAGCTTCAAAATCAACTTTATAGCCAGTTCCATCTTTATAAAAAAATCCTTGTTTTAATTCTATTTTCACATAACACATGTTTTCATCATTTTCGTTATTGTGTGCAAAGTACCATGGATCAAACGCCTTTATCAACTTTTCCCTAATTGCATGATTCTTTTCACATAATGGATGTCCAATATTATAGGCAATTCCGCTAAAACGATATAGTTTATTACACATTGAAACCTCAGAATTTTTTTCAATCTCTTGTACTTTCTGTGATTTTGCGTAAGTAGTAATATAGAAAGCACCATCATCATAAAAAGTGTCTATGAATCTAACCGATGGAATATTATCATTTGATGTTGCTAAAGCAAATTGATAATCCTTTGCAAATAACTCTTTTAAAACATTTAAACTTTTTTCGTATGTAGCCATTTTTTGCATCCCCTTTACAAGTTATAATCTATCTTACAGTAAATTATACCATATTTTGTAAACAACATATTATTTAATTTACAAGGAATATACTTCTTTTTTTCTACATCAAGCATACAATAAATTCAGTAGTCCTTCGCCATTATTATAAGTGCGTGCTAAAAAAATCGTAAATCCAATCTATTGAATAATACGATTTTACAATTTGCTATTTATTTCTATTGATTCGTAATAATAAGAATATTTTGAACAAAACAAACTACTCACTTAAAGAAGATAGCGAAGGATCCTTAATATTATTCCTCTTGATTTTTAATAACTTCCTCAATACTATTTACTTTTCTCTTTAAATCATTTATTTCTCTTGATACATTGGTTATCCGTCTAAAAAATCTGAATATCTCTAAAATTACAATTAGTATTATTGCTAATATAATTCCAGTATATATACCTTGCACTATTTTTCCCCCTCGCATAATTCGATTTCCAGTCAGTTCACCATTATTTACAATTGTATAATATTTTAAACATAAAAATATATATTTTTCTTCCTTTAGTTAACTTTTTTACCACTATAAATCAATTATAACACAAAGTGTAAATATTGAATTGTTAAATCTTTAGATATGATTGCTTTTTGAGTAACCTTTATAACTAAATAATCTCTTTTTAAATACAGACCTTCCTGTAAAATAGATAATAAGAATATATAGAATTACTTTAAATGCTCCCTTATACAAAATATCACCTATATACTTATTTTGATGCTAATGACAAAATAATTTCATGTAAAACATATCCTAAAGGAAATAATATAAATATAATTCCTAAAATTATTGAGCTTATATTAAATAAAGATTTTAATACACTATCATTTGTTTTCATCTGTTTCAAGTATATTTTATTCATTGCTATGCCTGTACCACCTATAATTATCAAACATATTCCTATAAAACAAATAAGAGCAATAATAATTCCAAATAAAGCTACAATAAATGGTAAAAAAATTAAAAACCCCATAAAAATCACACTCCTTATAATTTATTTAAAATCAACACTCCTGCAATCAAATAACACAAAGTTATTAAAATGCCCACCCACATATGTATAGCCGAAATAAACCAATACCCAACTTTTACTTTTTTATCGGAGGTATCAAAACATTTGCTCATCTTCATACCTTTATATCCCCGTATTATTGCAATAATAGCCAAAAACAAAGCCATTATAAGTGCTAAAAAAATAAGTGCATTTGTTAGTTTAATCATCTTTTTCCCCTCTTCTCTTAAAGATTACTTTTAATATGGTTTTTATTGTAATTCTATTTATCGTCAATGTATATTATACTTTAGTATAATTTTGAAGAACTATCCTCTGTAACTCACGTAAAACCACAAAAAAATCGCAAATCCAATCTCTTGAATAATACGATTTTACAATTTGCTATTTATTTTTATCGATTCATGATATAAGAAAAATACGAAACAGCTAATCTTCAAGATATTTTGATTCAAATGGATACTTGGCATAAGCTGTTTTATGTTTCTTAAACCCAAATTTTTTATAAAAGTTTTCAACTGCATTTACACGATTTTTAATTGTGTCTTTACTGCAACCAGGTAATTCTAGATTATTAATCATTTTCTTGATTTTTGGATACATTTTATCATTCCTTTAAAAGGCGTGTAAAATGTGAGAAGTGAAGTTCCTTGGGAAAGAACTCCACTTCTTATTTTTACCATCTTTTCTTACCCAACTTTCTCCAGGAATTGAGAAACTACCAAGTACAATTGGAGCTTGAGTAAAACAGAGACCAGTGTATATCTTTTTTCAATTAAATCTAAATATTCCATTTTTAATCCATTTGTAAAATCTGATAGCGTTATGTGATATTAATAGACAGGAGCTTTATAAACACAAAATCAGATTACCATTGTTCATGCGTGAATATACTTAACACAACAATCATGCCATTTTTATTTTTCTAGCTCTTCAGCTATAGTTTTTAAGTTTTCAATAATATTAATATGTTGAGGACAGACTCCTTCACACTTGCCGCAGGCTATGCAGTCTGAAGCCTTTCCCCCAACCATAACCGAAAATAGATAGTTTCCCTGGGCACCTACAAAATCATTGTGAATCATTTTGCGGTTATACGCTGCAAAAACATTAGGAATGTGTATTTTCTGAGGGCAGCCTTCTAGACAATATTCACAGGAAGTGCAAGGAATGCACGGTATTTCACTGAATGCCTTCCGCGCCTTCTCAACAACGGCTCTCTCATCTTCATTAAGTGGCTTGAAATGTTCCATATATGAAACATTGTCTTTTACCTGCTCGATTGAGGACATTCCGCTAAGTACAGTGATGATATTATCCAGAGAAGCTGCATATCGGATTGCCCAAGAGGCAACAGATGTTTTTGGATTCGCTTCTTCGAATATTTTTTTAACGCTGTCAACAGGATTTGCCAGTGCGCCCCCTTTGATCGGCTCCATAACAATGATGGGTTTGTTGTGTTTCAGCGCAACCTCATAGCATTTGCGTGCCTCGATTGAGTTACTCTCCCAATCGGCATAGTTCAACTGGAACTGTACAAATTCCATCTCAGGATGCTCGGTTAGAATTTTGTCTATTGCATCCGCCTTGTCATGAATTGAAAAACCTATATGACGTATGATCCCTTTTTCCTTCAGCTCCCGGACATAATCCCATATACCGAAGTCATCAAAAGTTTTTGTGCGGCTTTCTCCCAAGTTATGAAGCAGGTAATAATCTATATAGCCTGCTCCAGTGCGCTTAAGTGAAGTCCAAATCATGTTCTTAGCTTCTTCTTCAGTTTTTACAATCCACGCAGGACATTTTGTCGCGATTTGAAAGCTCTCGCGTGGATAGCGGTCAACGATTGCTGTTTTCATCGCCTCTTCAGATTTGCCTCCCATATAGGCCCATGAGGAATCAAAATAACTGAATCCTTTGGCCATAAACAGATCTACCATTTCCTTTGTCTGTTCAATATCAACTTCTTTATCAATCATAGGAAGCCTCATAAACCCGAAACCTAATTTCGGAATATTTTCGCCTAAATATGCCATACAATACCAACCTCCATATTTATCTAGTATCTAAAAATAAGATACTTTTATTAGTCTACTTAATGATATTTACAGTTCTTTCTTTTACCATTTCGCCCCCTTATTTGTGATGATCACATCACTATATTTTAATCATAGTTTTTTATAGATCTTATAGTTAAGGTAAACATGGTCTCAATAATTTCATCTATGTCTACTCCCCGATCAGTTATTACTGCATTTTCTTTTTCTAATATTATTTTTATTAAACTCATAATATTTAAATATAATATGTATGAAGTATTTATTACATTTAAATCATTTCTTATACTTTTATCTTCTATGCCTTCTTTTAATATATCTGTGAGTATAGAGAATAATTTAGATTGTTTTTCATAACATGCCATGATAACTTCATCGCGTGGTAAGTTTTTAACACTCATATTATTAAAAGCCAAAATAAACTTGAAGTAATCTGGATATTTATTTAGAAAATCTATCTTTGCTTTACCTATAACTAAAATCTTATCCAATCCATTTTTTAATGAATTAAGCTCTAATGCTGCTTGTTCCATTTTCTCTGACATATCAAAAGCCCTGCAAGTAATTTCATAACATAATTGTTCCTTGCTTTCAAAGTAAGAGTAAACTGTTCTTTTACTATATTTTACCTCCTTTGCCACATCATCCATAGTAGCTCCATCTATTCCTTTTAAAAAAAATACGGTCTCTGCTGCATTAACAATATTCTCTCTTCTTATTTTCTTTTTTGCTTCTTTTCCTATTCCATTTTCCATCTATAACCTCTAAAAACTTATTTTATATTTGCAAAAATAAACTCCAAGTTTACTTTTATGTTATATTATTAAATTTCTTTTGTAAAGTACTTTTTTAAAATATAATAAAATTCCACATAAGTCTATTTACTTATAATAAAAGTGTCATAATGATGACACTTTTATTATATAAACCCTTTTGAAATTGTTCTTAACGCTTTGTTTATACTATAATCTATTTGTCTCTTTTATCTATCTAATTCCCTCGCAACTTTCTTCTTTTCTTTACCCTGTATATAAATAAGACTAATAACTTTATAATCTTTTTCAAGTAATAGTCTTAATATGTTGTCTATATTCTTATTTTATAATTCCATTTTTTTCATATCATTAATTGTTTTATTTTATTGTTTGCAATTTATCTTTTTCTGTTGTAATTCCCATAGTACTTACACCACAACTAATTATTATTCCAATAAGATTTATAATAACTATTAAAGTGAATTTTTTTCTCATTATAATTTAAATTTGTCACTCTCTTGACACATTAAACTATTATAATAAGGTTACAAAGTTGATAATAGTTTTCTTCATAAATATTTACCCTTATAAATATATAAATAAAGAGTAACATTCATATTCCCCGTATGATATGTTGCTCTTTATTACATTTTATGCATTTTTCAACTCATGTATCGTTCAATATTGTCGTGCAGTTCTATTCATTGTTTTTCTTTTAATCTAACAATTTCATTTCAATTATTATATAACAACTTTAATCCTCATATAATTCTTACTTTGTTTATTAATACTCAACAAAAAGGTAACATATCATTTCACCTAATATATATGAATTATAGTATATTCTAAATATCAAAAATACCACAAATTCATTTCTGAATAATGCTGTATTCTAACTACTATATATTTTATAATTTTCTATTATTTTTTGCTTTTAAAAATAAAATAGTACAACTATAGTACAATTTTAAGTTTCATTCATTTTTTACCTAACATAATTTTTATTTCTCCAATCTATTATGATACTTTCTTTGAATGCTTTTCTTTTAGTTCCCCTAGTTGCGCAATTTTGTGCAATTTTTTCTTATTTAATTCCTCCTTGAGAATAGAAAAAGGAATACTTAAAGCTTTTATTGCTCTAAGTATTCCTTTATTTTCATTATTATAATATATACTTATATCTTAATTTGATACCTTTTAAGTTTTACATAAGAATATTACGGATTAGCATAACTTTACATTATAACCCTAATCTTATTTTGGCATATTGCTTGCCTTATTTTCCTTGTTGTTAGCAATACCATAAAATCTTCTAGGCTTTAATTTAATTTCATTTAAAAGTGTAAAACCTAATATCATTAT harbors:
- a CDS encoding IS66 family transposase, translating into MQFLDKKDLRIKELENENKKLQEKVNMLEHNVELLTQAVLHASKQRFGASSEKTPKTDGQCSLFGETYDEILDESKIINIKEHKRPVRKKGDREKLIKALPHEVVECVLDGEALCKICGSDLKVIGKKKVRSEIEYIPAKLIIKDYVQYVYKCIECGKNDINPYDSIYCAPVPAPVLTHSVASPSIIAWLMYQKYMMSMPLYRQEKDFKRMGAELKRDMMANWIIHSSEYWLKPLYELMHKQLLKCSIIMSDETTWQVNKEKDKKASSKSYIWIHRTGDCEGPPVILYQYTSSRAGDHAKAFLDGFTGYHVSDAYAGYEKVEGITRCLCFSHLRRYYLDAIPLDSGKKEISGSGGAIGRAYCDKLFKFERKWKELSPEERKNNRIIYSIPILDAFFAWAEKTVTKQEPLRKALYYTLNHKEYFSNFLLDGRIPLSNNLSEIAVKPVAITRKNSLFSDSPAGAEASAIIFSIINTAAANNLDAYKYLEYIFRNLPNINFTSNDSVLEEYLPWADQVQLECKINTEETNPKEENISESA
- the tnpB gene encoding IS66 family insertion sequence element accessory protein TnpB (TnpB, as the term is used for proteins encoded by IS66 family insertion elements, is considered an accessory protein, since TnpC, encoded by a neighboring gene, is a DDE family transposase.) yields the protein MVSLKFNLNPYSGTSVFLFCNKRHTSLRALRWDKNGFILVTKFLSDDMKFQWPKNEGEVRDITKRQMEWLLDGLQIDQKKAHRERIDTTGMIF
- a CDS encoding pyridoxamine 5'-phosphate oxidase family protein, whose amino-acid sequence is MATYEKSLNVLKELFAKDYQFALATSNDNIPSVRFIDTFYDDGAFYITTYAKSQKVQEIEKNSEVSMCNKLYRFSGIAYNIGHPLCEKNHAIREKLIKAFDPWYFAHNNENDENMCYVKIELKQGFFYKDGTGYKVDFEAKKAEEFPFTFDIVMIDS
- a CDS encoding aldo/keto reductase; the protein is MAYLGENIPKLGFGFMRLPMIDKEVDIEQTKEMVDLFMAKGFSYFDSSWAYMGGKSEEAMKTAIVDRYPRESFQIATKCPAWIVKTEEEAKNMIWTSLKRTGAGYIDYYLLHNLGESRTKTFDDFGIWDYVRELKEKGIIRHIGFSIHDKADAIDKILTEHPEMEFVQFQLNYADWESNSIEARKCYEVALKHNKPIIVMEPIKGGALANPVDSVKKIFEEANPKTSVASWAIRYAASLDNIITVLSGMSSIEQVKDNVSYMEHFKPLNEDERAVVEKARKAFSEIPCIPCTSCEYCLEGCPQKIHIPNVFAAYNRKMIHNDFVGAQGNYLFSVMVGGKASDCIACGKCEGVCPQHINIIENLKTIAEELEK
- a CDS encoding TetR/AcrR family transcriptional regulator produces the protein MENGIGKEAKKKIRRENIVNAAETVFFLKGIDGATMDDVAKEVKYSKRTVYSYFESKEQLCYEITCRAFDMSEKMEQAALELNSLKNGLDKILVIGKAKIDFLNKYPDYFKFILAFNNMSVKNLPRDEVIMACYEKQSKLFSILTDILKEGIEDKSIRNDLNVINTSYILYLNIMSLIKIILEKENAVITDRGVDIDEIIETMFTLTIRSIKNYD